Part of the Sphingobacterium sp. LZ7M1 genome, CCCTAATATTAGCCTCAAGACCTTCAATCTCAGCAAAATGAGGCACTTTAAGTTAAAGATTGTTAAAACCAGGTTCATCCAAGAATTACCTTATTGAAATCAAGTATTTTCGCGTATCATTAAATAATTGAAAATTAGTATTAATTCACGTATCTTTGTGGGATGTTTTTAAAGAATCATGTATTTAGCCTAATTGTCGGCTTGTTTCTTTTATTGGGCTTGGGTAGTTGTAAGAGTAAATTCGAAAAACTACGCGCAAGCAATAACGTACAAATGAAGTATCAAGAAGCTGTAAAGTACTACGAAAAAGAGAAGTACTCTAAAGCTTTGACCTTATTTCAAGATCTGTTGGCCAAATACCGTGGCACAGCTGATGCTGAAGATCTAAACTATTACACTGCTTTTGCTGCCTATCGTCTTAAAGATTATATCTCAGCAAGATTTCACTTTAAAAACTTTGCAGATAATTATCCAAACAGCCCTAGAGCTGAGGAATGTCGGTTTATGTCTGCATACTGTTATTATTTAGATTCTCCACGATCAAATTTAGATCAAGACAATACACGTAAGGCGATTGACCAACTTCAACTCTTTGTGAACCTGTACCCTGAGTCGGAACGAGCAAAAGAGGCTGGTGATTTGATCCAAAACCTTCGTGACAAATTAGAGAAGAAAGCTTTTGACAATGCCAAATTGTATTTCAATATGGGATTGCCAGATGATTACCGTGCAGCTGTGATCGCATTGGAAAATGTATTAAAAATATATCCAGACACCAAGCACGCAGAAGATATCGAATATCTATTGGTAAAATCACAATATCTTTTTGCCGATAACTCCTACCCTCACCGTCAAGAGGAAAGATTCAATCAGATGATTGATTATTACGACAGCTTTATGGAGCATTACCCTGAGAGCAAGTACAACAATGAGTTGAACGGCCTTCGCGGAAGTGCGGACAGAAAGATTGCCTCTGCCCTGAAGATCATGGCTAATGACGAAAAAATGAGGAAACAACGTGAAGAAGACTTAGGTATTGCAACACCAAATGGTGTTCCAATCGAGACCGAGAATAACAATCAACAATAATCTTTAGTACATCCATTTTTATTTATATATGAATCAGAATAAAAATACCGTTCCAAATTCAACAGTAACTCGCGATTTAAGAGAGTTAGACCAAACTACTGATAACCTTTACGAATCTATCGTTGTTATCAGCAAGCGTGCTAATCAAATCGCTGTAGATATGAAAGAGGAGTTAAACCAAAAATTGTCAGAGTTTGCTAGCAGCAATGATAATTTAGAGGAAGTGTTTGAAAACCGTGAGCAAATTGAAATCTCTAAGCACTACGAAAGATTGCCAAAACCAACTTTAGTAGCTATCGACGAGTTTTTACACGAGAAAGTATATTTCAGAAACCCATCTAAAGAACAAGAGTAAGCTATTTACCATGTCTTTAAGAGACAAACATATTGTAATTGGTATAAGCGGCAGCATCGCCGCTTATAAGATTGCAACATTGGTAAGATTACTGAGAAAAGCAGAAGCCTCCGTTCAGGTTATCATGACCCAGGAAGCTACTCAATTCATTACTCCACTTACTCTTTCTACCCTTTCCAATAACCCCGTTTTCGTTGAATATTACGACCAAAAAACAGGGGAATGGAATAACCATGTCCATATTGCCGAATCGGCAGACCTCATTTTAATTGCTCCAGCTACTGCAAATACTTTGGCAAAATGTGCCCAAGGTATCTGCGACAATCTTCTTCAAGCAGTCTATCTTTCTGCAAAAAGCAAGGTTTTCTTAGCTCCGGCAATGGATTTGGACATGTGGATACACCCATCTGTCAAAAACAACATCCATCTGCTCCAATCCTACGGAAATGTGATCATCCCTCCGGGAAAAGGAGATCTGGCCAGCGGACTGGTAGGTGAAGGTAGACTGGCAGAACCGGAAGAAATCTTCCAGTTTATCCAAGACTATTTCGAATCCGATAAACCGCTTTCTGGAAAGAAAGCCCTGGTTTCAGCAGGACCAACCTATGAAGCTATCGATCCAGTTCGTTTCATTGGCAATCATTCCAGCGGAAAGATGGGTTATGCCATTGCGAAGGAACTCAGCAGCCTTGGCGCTGAAGTGACCCTAGTCAGTGGTCCAACAGCTTTGAGCACGCCAGAGGGCGTAAAAAGGGTCAATATTCAGTCTGCAGCAGAGATGTTTGATGCATGCAGCAAATACTTTGATCAAGCCGACATCACGGTCATGAGCGCAGCCGTTGCGGACTATACCCCTACCGAAGTTGCCGATCAGAAAATCAAGAAAAAAGCCGAAGACTTCAGCATATCCCTTAAAAAAACAACGGATATCTTAGCTAGCCTTGGAGCAAAAAAGACAGAAAAGCAGACGCTGGTTGGATTTGCACTAGAGACAAACAATGAGTTGGAAAATGCAATTGGCAAGCTGAAGAGAAAAAACCTAGATTTTATAGTACTCAATTCCATGCAGGATAAGGGTGCCGGTTTTGCACACGACACCAATAAAATCACGGTCATCAATAAAAAAGAAGAGATACTTTCATTTGATCTAAAAAGCAAGGAGGAAGTGGCAAAGGATATTTGTGCTTTGATCTTAGCCCATCAAAATCTATAAGTTATAGATTTGCTATCCTAACTTCCCTTGGGTAGTAATTATTGATACGATTTCCCAAAACCTTTACCCAGCCTAAAGAAACCCCCTCATAATTAATCAAGCACCAGCCTTTTTTCACCCCATTGAACAATTCAATGTCCAACTGTTCCTTTCTTAGGAAATCCTGAGCATCTAATAAAGAGAGCTCCACTGAAGACAGATTTTTATCTCTAAAAACACTCAATGCCAGATCATGGGATGGAACAAGCTCCTTTCCTATCCACTTTCCTACCATTGTTCCTGCATTTTTGAGGTAAAGGACCTGTTGTAAAGCCTTTAAGCTGGCTTCCAAGTCTTTCGGAAAAATGTGGACATTTTCATTGTGCATTAATGTGGAAAAGTCCTTGTCATTTTCAATCCATCCAACTAGGCAGTCTTTAGGAACTGGAGATTTCTCCATTTTCATCTTCTTGGTCGAGAATGTAGGCTGGATATGCTTTACTTGCAGGATGCCAATGAAAAATCCTTCTCCCTTAGTTTTATGCGGATAAAAACGATAGCCAGTGGCCTTATGTTTTTCAGATTTGGTCAGTTCTATTCCCCAATCAGGATCAACCGGAACTTCTATGCTAGCAAGGTTATATTCTTCGATCAGCCAATCCAAAATATCTTCATTTTCCTCAGAAGAATAAGAACAGGTAGAATACAGTAAATAGCCATTGCTGCTCAAACAAGATACAACTTCAGATAAAATCCTTTGTTGCCTCTCCCTGCAGAGCTTTACATTCGCTTCTGACCATTCATCAATACTATCTTCATCTTTTCGAAACATGCCTGAACCCGAACAAGGGGCATCCACCAGCATTAGATCGAAGAACCCTGGCAACCTTCTGAAAGCTGAAGGATCGTTATTGGTCACCACAACATTTGGGAACCCCCAACGTATCAGGTTTTCCTGTAGGATGACGGATCTACTCTTTATGATTTCATTTGCTACCAATAAGCTATTGGGACTGATCTGATCATTGACCAAGGTAGATTTCCCTCCTGGTGCTGCACATAGATCTAAGGCCTTGATGTCCCTTTCCCGAAGTTTTAGTTCCTTCAAGATATGACTGACAAACATAGATGATGCTTCCTGCACATAATAACAGCCCGCATGAAATAAGGGGTCCAAGGTAAATTTTGGACGTTCATTCAGATAATACCCATTTTCACACCAGGGGATCCGGTCGGCAAGTTCAAAGTCTAATTCTGTGGGTTTTTTAGGATTTAAGCGTATGGAGGTGAGTTTTTCCCCGCTTTCATGTGCGGCTTTAAAGGCGTCTTCGTCAAAAAATGGATTTATACCTAATCTTTTTATTAAGGAATTCGGGAGAATATTACTCATATTATGCTAATAAATCTATGTAAATTTACAGGAATTATTTTTTTCCTTTAATATTTAGAATGAAAGAATTTAAAAAATATTATATCATACCTGCTACACCTGAGGAACTTTACAGAGCATTGACGACTGAAATAACCATCAGATTATGGACTGGCGACCTTGTAGAAATCGACCCAGTGCCCAATGGAGAATTCTCCATGTGGGATGGAGCCATTCAAGGAAAGTTCCTGGAATTGGAACCGTTCAGCAAAATTGTCCAGGAATGGTATTTCGGAGAGCAGGAAGAACCTTCCATCGTGACCCTGAAACTCCATGAACATAAAAAGGGTACTTCATTAGAAGTAAGGCAAAGCAACATTCCTGACGAGGCCTATGATGATATCGTCGATGGATGGGATGATCCCTATATTTCATCATTGATGGAATTTTATGACGAAGAAGAAGATTAAGACCCTTCAAAAAAATAAAAGCCATGTCCTTTGACATGGCTTTTATTTTGTTATTTATTAAGCTTTTATTTCTGTTTTTCTAAGAAAGATACCAGCGATGCAAACTCTTCCAAAGTCAATGAATTTGCCAAACCGGCCGGCATCATAGAATTCGGCATTTCTTTTCTACTTGCCACATTGCTTTTGTTGATGGTATTCACATTCCCGGCAATATCTCTCAGTACAAGCTTGCTTGCAGTCTCCTGGGTCACAAAACCCATGAAATTCTTCTTGTCCTTAGTCGTTACCAAGACAGTGGAGAATCCTTGGGAAATTGATGCATTAGGTCTCAAGATCGATTCGGCAATCTGCTCACGGTTCATGATACCACCGATCTGTCCCATAAATGGTCCCTTCATAGCCTCGCCTTTATTGACACTGTGACAAGCATGGCAACCTTGTTTGTTAAACAAAGCTTTACCTTTCGTAGGATCTCCCTTTACTTTACGTAGTGCTATCATTACCTCTTCGATAGAAGTTTTACCTACCTGTCCTTTTTGGTTCTTGATTTTCTCTAGGTCAACTTTCTTCTCTGTAGGCTGTTTTTCAGCAATTGCCTTAGGTTCTACAATATCAAATGCAGCAATCTCCATCCTGAATTTTTCATTTAGGTCAGCAAAATACTGTTTTTTGGAACTACTGCTTTTTGCTCCCTCAGCAACCAGGAATTTTTCGATAACCGGTGATGATGCCCAATCAACGGCTTTATAATATGGACCATGCGAATCCGGACGGGTTCCCCACCACCAAGAAGCATCATAATCCGCTTCTTTTTTATACAACCTGGCAAGGGTAACCAGGATTTTATCCTTTAATTTTTGATCCTTTGTTTTTCCATATGCAGCGATCAATCCTTCTACGGCTCTTGGATCATGCATATAGCGCAATGCCCATAATGCCAGATCAGGACTCTCTGTGCTCAAAAATCCTACGGCAGGATTTACGGCATTCAAGCGAACCAATGCTTTTACGGCCAAATGAGGGAGAATAATTGCTGAGTTAGGAACATCATGAGGACCTTCCTTTCCTTTTGCAGGAGCAATGAACGATGCTGGTACAGCCACTTGTAGCAATGAATTGGCCACTTCTGGTCGACCCAATCTACCTAATGAAACAGCAGAAACGGCCTGAACCCTAACCGATGGATCTTTCAACCCTTCAACAAAAGGATCTGTAGGCACTTGGTCCACTGTAGACAAACGGTCTGTCAAGGCACGGTATGCAAATTCCCTAACGGTTGCTTCCTTAGCAAGGTCTAGCAAAGCTGTAACGCCTTTTCCTTTAGCTACCTGTGCATAAGTATAAATACCAGCCACTCGGCTGCTCAATGGCAAATTCTTGTCTTGAGCAGTCTCCAATGCTGCAGTAGCAGCTTCATCAGATGCTCTTGCTACCAATTCTTGGGAAGCATATAACCTAATCGTAGAACTTCCAGACTTCAACAGTTCCTTCAATTCAGCTACAGAAGCATTCTTGATTTCTGGAAAGGCTTTGTAAGTCCAACCTTGAGGTACAACACGAACGATATAACCTTTATCAGGATTACCTGAATAGCCCGCACCATCCCATGCAGATAGGTATAATCTACCTGAACCATCTACATCCACATCCGTAATCTGTGGCAACTTGATGAATTCTTCTTCTTTCTGTTTGAAGCTAGGGCCATCCGGAGTCACATGATGCATATAAAGGAAGTTCCTTCCCCAATCTGCCATCATTGGCACCTTATTATATTTTTCTGGCCAAGTATCCTCATCCATGTATAAGGATCCTGTTCCTGAACCACCACCCAACATGGCCAATGCCGGAATGATCTCTTCTGTAAAGTTTTGGAACAATAAAGGATAACCATATTCACCAGATTGGATCTGATGGGAAAAACGGATATCCCAGCCCCCACCATCATTGGTATTATCCCTGGTGAAGATATTCATAAATGGATCGATTGCAACATCATAAATATTGCGCAGGCCATGTGTATATAGTTCCATTTCGGTACCATCAGGACGGACCCTCAAAACACCACCGCCTAGATTGGTCAATTTCTTGCCATCTGCACCCGTAGCATTATGGAACCCAAAATCTCCAACTGCGATATAGATCCAGCCATCGATTCCCATTCTAATCCCATTTGTTGCATGGTCCGTACCACGTTCTTGAATATACTTGGCATTACTTAAGCCATTGATCAATACCTTAGGGTCTCCATCTGCAACACCATCTTTATCCTTGTCTTCAAATACCACAAGGTCCATACCTGTTGCAATCCCTGATTTGGAATCAAATGTCGTGTGCAGGACAAATACTTGATCGCCTAGGACAAAGATTCCCCTTGGGTTATCCACGCGGGCGAAATCTGTATGCTTATCCATGCTGCCGTTATTATCCGAATCCACAAATCGACGGATAAAGCCTTTGCCCATATCCTTACCCAGAGATCCGATCATATCCACACCTACATAGACTTCTCCAGTAGGGGCAACTGCTAGGCAGGCAGGCGAAGGTGTAAGATCTGGACCGGTAAATTCGGTCATGATCAGATCGGATGGAGCACCAGACATGGTTTTTAAAGTATCCTGTCCCATTCGGATACCGTACTGATTAGTGAAATTGTTTTTAGTTTGAGATAGTTCTGAGTTCTCATTAAAATTGGGGAACCCCAACATTAATGGAAGGAGAAAAAATAAATTAAATGTTCTTTTCATTCTCGATGATAAATATAGATTGATTGGAATAGCGAATAACCGGTTTGGTTCCCAATCCCGGAAAACAAGATCCCATTAATACGCTGGTTTAAGTAAGATTTTAATAAAGTTAACTGGCACTAGAGCTTAAATAAGCTTTTTTCTATTTCACAATTCACATTTGGTTAAAATTATACTAGAATAAAAATGCGAATAATATTTCAAATGAACTAATTCGATTTTAACTATCTGTTGCTTGATATTGTTTGGAAAAGGGTGGGATGGAAAGGATGGGTTGGGTTTGAACCAGGATTAAATGGATGAGAGGATGGGCCAAGATCATCGGGAAGAACCAGGATTAATGGGATGGGAGGATATTCCAGGAGCAGGATGGACAATATGGCGACGGAACGGATCCGCGTCCCTACCGGCATACCTTATTACCAATTGCCCCTAAAAACAGAAAGCCCGCTGTCTGCTGACAGCGGGCTCCCGTATAAAATTAGGCACCGACCTACTCTCCCACCTGTTACGGCAATACCATCGGCTCTGGCGGGCTTAACTTCTCTGTTCGGAATGGGAAGAGGTGGACACCGCCGATATAGGCACCTGAATACCTTTTTGTACATGCCCCTCATCTAGGGGACGGTACATTGACATGTTATTGGAAGAAAAGATCAGAAAAAGAGAGAGGACAACAGGTCTATCCGCATTGGAAAGCTTCGGGCTATTAGTACCACTCGGCTTTGGTCTCTCAACCTTTACACCTGTGGCCTATCGACGTCGTAATCTCCGACGACCCTTGTGAGGAAGTCTCATCTCGTGGCTAGTTTCGCACTTAGATGCTTTCAGCGCTTATCTATCCCGGACGTAGCTACCCTGCCGTACACCTGGCGGCATAACAGGTTCACCAGCGGTCCGTCCAACCCGGTCCTCTCGTACTAAGGTCAGATCCACTCAAACTTCCAGCGCCCACAACAGATAGGGACCGAACTGTCTCGCGACGTTCTGAACCCAGCTCGCGTGCCACTTTAATGGGCGAACAGCCCAACCCTTGGGACCTTCTCCAGCCCCAGGATGTGACGAGCCGACATCGAGGTGCCAAACCTCCCCGTCGATATGAGCTCTTGGGGGAGATCAGCCTGTTATCCCCAGAGTACCTTTTATCCTTTGAGCGATGGCCCTTCCATACAGAACCACCGGATCACTATGTCCGTCTTTCGACCCTGGTCGACTTGTAGGTCTCACAGTCAAGCAAGCTTATGCCATTGCACTCCACGTACGGTTACCAAGCGTACTGAGCTTACCTTTGAAAGCCTCCGTTACCTTTTTGGAGGCGACCACCCCAGTCAAACTACCCACCAAACAATGTCTCCCGATTTATCGGGATTAGAAACCGAATACAGAAAGGGCGGTATTTCAAGGGCGTATCCGCGATTCCTGGCGAAACCGCTTCGACTACTCCCGCCTATCCTACACATCCTGTACCCAATTTCAATGTTAAGCTATAGTGAAGGTTCATGGGGTCTTTCCGTCCCGTTGCGGGTAACCGGCGTCTTCACCGATACCACAATTTCACCGAGCTCATGGCTGAGACAGCGCCCAGATCGTTACACCATTCGTGCAGGTCGGAACTTACCCGACAAGGAATTTCGCTACCTTAGGACCGTTATAGTTACGGCCGCCGTTTACTGGGGCTTCGATTCAATGCTTCTCCTTGCGGATGACATCCCCTCTTAACCTTCCAGCACCGGGCAGGTGTCAGGCCTTATACCTCATCTTTCGATTTCGCAAAGCCATATGTTTTTGCTAAACAGTCGCCTGGGCCTTTTCACTGCGGCTTCTCCATCGCTGGAGGAAGCGCCCCTTCTCCCGAAGTTACAGGGCCATTTTGCCGAGTTCCTTAGCCATGATTCACTCGAGCACCTTAGGATCCTCTCCTCGACCACCTGTGTCGGTTTGCGGTACGGGTCTTGATGACCTGGAGCTTAGCGGGTTTTCTTGGAAGTCTGCTTACCTGCGCTATCAGCGCCCCCGAGGGTTTGCTGTACTATCGGGCTTCGGCTGTACCGGCGGATTTGCCTACCGGTCCAATACCTTTGCCCTTCAACGAACTATTCCGTCAGTTCGCGGCAGTGTCACTACTCCGTCACCACATCGCAGTCATCAACAGTACGGGAATATTAACCCGTTGGCCATCGGCTGCCTCCCTTCGGATGCGCCTTAGGTCCCGACTGACCCTGATCCGATTAGCGTTGATCAGGAAACCTTGGTCTTTCGGTGGGCGGGTTTCTCACCCGCCTTATCGTTACTTATGCCTACATTTGCTTTTCCATCAGGTCCACCACAGGTCGCCCTGCGGATTCGCCCCCGATGGAATGCTCCCCTACCAGTGCAATAAATTGCAATCCATAGCTTCGGTACCGTTCTTGATGCCCGTTTATTATCCACGCCCGGCCGCTCGACTAGTGAGCTGTTACGCACTCTTTAAATGAATGGCTGCTTCCAAGCCAACATCCTAGCTGTCTGGGCAACCGGACCTCGTTAGTTCAACTTAGAACGGATTTGGGGACCTTAGCTGATGGTCTGGGTTCTTTCCCTCTCGGCCTTGGACCTTAGCACCCAAAGCCTCACTGCCGGCCATATCTAGCAGCATTCGGAGTTCGTCTGGATTTGGTAGGATTTGACTCCCCCGCACCCAATCGGTAGCTCTACCTCTGCTAGACTCCATGCCGACGCTGTTCCTAAAAACATTTCGGGGAGTACGAGCTATTTCCCAGTTTGATTGGCCTTTCACCCCTACCCTCAGGTCATCCGGAAACTTTTCAACGTTTATCGGTTCGGTCCTCCAGTACGTGTTACCGCACCTTCAACCTGCCCAAGGGTAGATCACAAGGTTTCGCGTCTACCTCGTCCGACTGTGCGCCCTGTTCAGACTCGCTTTCGCTTCGGCTCCTGGCCTTAAGCCATTAACCTTGCCGGACAAGAGTAACTCGTAGGCTCATTATGCAAAAGGCACGCCGTCACGGAATCGCTCCGCTCCGACCGCTTGTAAGCACACGGTTTCAGGTTCTTTTCACTCCCCTGTTCGGGGTTCTTTTCACCTTTCCCTCACGGTACTGGTCCACTATCGGTCTCTCAGGAGTATTTAGCCTTGCCAGATGGTGCTGGCGGATTCCCACAGGATTTCTCCGGTCCCGCGGTACTCAGGATACCACTATGCCTGTATTCTTTGCCTGTACGGGGCTCTCACCCTTATCGCGCAGTTTCCCACCTGCTTCCAGTTCATAGCACAGTACAATATCGTGGTCCTACAACCCCGGCCATGCCGTGACATGACCGGTTTGGGCTCTTTCCCGTTCGCTCGCCACTACTTGGGAAATCATTGTTATTTTCTCCTCCTACGCCTACTTAGATGTTTCAGTTCAGCGCGTTCGCCTCAATTGATGGCATGTCTTCAACATGCCGGGTTGCCCCATTCGGAAATCCACGGATCGATTCGCATTTGCCGATCCCCGTGGCTTATCGCAGCTTATCACGTCCTTCATCGCCTCTGAGAGCCTAGGCATCCCCCGTGTGCCCTTGTTTACTTTCTTCACGCTACCACCCCTTTTGCTAAGTGGTAGGTTGCTTTTGGTCCCATGCTTGCGCATGGAGCCTCTGTTGTCTTCTCTTGTTAATCTCTTTTCTTCCAATATGTCAAAGAACTCTTTATCCGAGCAGTTAGTATTAAGTACTTAGTATCTAGACCGTGACGGCCGTACATTTCCTTTACACTGCGCTCAGAAACGTGGAGAATAACGGATTCGAACCGTTGACCCCCTGCGTGCAAGGCAGGTGCTCTAGCCAGCTGAGCTAATCCCCCGTGTGATGGTAGTCCCGAGCAGATTTGAACTGCTGACCCCTACATTATCAGTGTAGTGCTCTAACCAACTGAGCTACGGGACTAGCTTATCTCTCTCATCTCTCGGTGTCACCGTTTGTCGGAAGCTTTTTGCAGATCGTCACTATCTAGGTTCTAGATACTAAATACTCACTACTAAATACTCCCCACAGGGTGGGCACTTTCTTCTGAATGTCTTTTTTTCTGTATAGATCATGTATGTGGCGCAGCTCCCCCGGAGCGGGCTCTAGAAAGGAGGTATTCCAGCCGCACCTTCCGGTACGGCTACCTTGTTACGACTTAGCCCCAATTACCGGTTTTACCCTAACACGCTCCTTGCGGTTACATGCTTTAGGTACCCCCAGCTTTCATGGCTTGACGGGCGGTGTGTACAAGGCCCGGGAACGTATTCACCGCGTCATTGCTGATACGCGATTACTAGCGAATCCAACTTCACGGGGTCGAGTTGCAGACCCCGATCCGAACTGTGAATGGCTTTTCGAGATTGGCATCACATTGCTGTGTAGCTGCCCGCTGTACCATCCATTGTAGCACGTGTGTAGCCCCGGACGTAAGGGCCATGATGACTTGACGTCGTCCCCGCCTTCCTCTCTGCTTGCGCAGGCAGTCTGTTTAGAGTCCCCACCTTGACGTGCTGGCAACTAAACATAGGGGTTGCGCTCGTTGCGGGACTTAACCCAACACCTCACGGCACGAGCTGACGACAGCCATGCAGCACCTAGTTTCCTGTCCCGAGGGACGGATGCGTCTCTGCATCCTTCAGTAACTTTCAAGCCCGGGTAAGGTTCCTCGCGTATCATCGAATTAAACCACATGCTCCTCCGCTTGTGCGGGCCCCCGTCAATTCCTTTGAGTTTCACCCTTGCGGGCGTACTCCCCAGGTGGATGACTTAACGCTTTCGCTTGGACGCTTACGGTATATCGCAAACATCGAGTCATCATCGTTTAGGGCGTGGACTACCAGGGTATCTAATCCTGTTCGATCCCCACGCTTTCGTGCATCAGCGTCAATAACGGCTTAGACAGCTGCCTTCGCAATCGGTGTTCTGAGACATATCTATGCATTTCACCGCTACTTGTCTCATTCCGCCGTCTTCAACCGCATTCAAGCACTTCAGTATCAAGGGCACTGCGACAGTTGAGCTGCCGTCTTTCACCCCTGACTTAAAGTGCCGCCTACGCACCCTTTAAACCCAATAAATCCGGATAACGCTCGGATCCTCCGTATTACCGCGGCTGCTGGCACGGAGTTAGCCGATCCTTATTCTTTAGGTACATTCAGCCCACTACACGTAGTGGGGTTTATTCCCTAACAAAAGCAGTTTACAACCCATAGGGCAGTCGTCCTGCACGCGGCATGGCTGGTTCAGGGTTGCCCCCATTGACCAATATTCCTTACTGCTGCCTCCCGTAGGAGTCTGGTCCGTGTCTCAGTACCAGTGTGGGGGATTCTCCTCTCAGAGCCCCTAGACATCGTCGCCTTGGTGGGCCGTTACCCCACCAACTAGCTAATGTCACGCGAGCCCATCCATATCCTATGAATATTTAACTGCCTCCCGATGCCGGGTTGCAGTGTCATGCGGTGTTAATCCGGATTTCTCCGGGCTATCCCCCTGATATGGGCAGGTTGCT contains:
- a CDS encoding DNA-directed RNA polymerase subunit omega, translated to MNQNKNTVPNSTVTRDLRELDQTTDNLYESIVVISKRANQIAVDMKEELNQKLSEFASSNDNLEEVFENREQIEISKHYERLPKPTLVAIDEFLHEKVYFRNPSKEQE
- a CDS encoding c-type cytochrome, with translation MKRTFNLFFLLPLMLGFPNFNENSELSQTKNNFTNQYGIRMGQDTLKTMSGAPSDLIMTEFTGPDLTPSPACLAVAPTGEVYVGVDMIGSLGKDMGKGFIRRFVDSDNNGSMDKHTDFARVDNPRGIFVLGDQVFVLHTTFDSKSGIATGMDLVVFEDKDKDGVADGDPKVLINGLSNAKYIQERGTDHATNGIRMGIDGWIYIAVGDFGFHNATGADGKKLTNLGGGVLRVRPDGTEMELYTHGLRNIYDVAIDPFMNIFTRDNTNDGGGWDIRFSHQIQSGEYGYPLLFQNFTEEIIPALAMLGGGSGTGSLYMDEDTWPEKYNKVPMMADWGRNFLYMHHVTPDGPSFKQKEEEFIKLPQITDVDVDGSGRLYLSAWDGAGYSGNPDKGYIVRVVPQGWTYKAFPEIKNASVAELKELLKSGSSTIRLYASQELVARASDEAATAALETAQDKNLPLSSRVAGIYTYAQVAKGKGVTALLDLAKEATVREFAYRALTDRLSTVDQVPTDPFVEGLKDPSVRVQAVSAVSLGRLGRPEVANSLLQVAVPASFIAPAKGKEGPHDVPNSAIILPHLAVKALVRLNAVNPAVGFLSTESPDLALWALRYMHDPRAVEGLIAAYGKTKDQKLKDKILVTLARLYKKEADYDASWWWGTRPDSHGPYYKAVDWASSPVIEKFLVAEGAKSSSSKKQYFADLNEKFRMEIAAFDIVEPKAIAEKQPTEKKVDLEKIKNQKGQVGKTSIEEVMIALRKVKGDPTKGKALFNKQGCHACHSVNKGEAMKGPFMGQIGGIMNREQIAESILRPNASISQGFSTVLVTTKDKKNFMGFVTQETASKLVLRDIAGNVNTINKSNVASRKEMPNSMMPAGLANSLTLEEFASLVSFLEKQK
- a CDS encoding outer membrane protein assembly factor BamD, translated to MFLKNHVFSLIVGLFLLLGLGSCKSKFEKLRASNNVQMKYQEAVKYYEKEKYSKALTLFQDLLAKYRGTADAEDLNYYTAFAAYRLKDYISARFHFKNFADNYPNSPRAEECRFMSAYCYYLDSPRSNLDQDNTRKAIDQLQLFVNLYPESERAKEAGDLIQNLRDKLEKKAFDNAKLYFNMGLPDDYRAAVIALENVLKIYPDTKHAEDIEYLLVKSQYLFADNSYPHRQEERFNQMIDYYDSFMEHYPESKYNNELNGLRGSADRKIASALKIMANDEKMRKQREEDLGIATPNGVPIETENNNQQ
- the coaBC gene encoding bifunctional phosphopantothenoylcysteine decarboxylase/phosphopantothenate--cysteine ligase CoaBC, with the protein product MSLRDKHIVIGISGSIAAYKIATLVRLLRKAEASVQVIMTQEATQFITPLTLSTLSNNPVFVEYYDQKTGEWNNHVHIAESADLILIAPATANTLAKCAQGICDNLLQAVYLSAKSKVFLAPAMDLDMWIHPSVKNNIHLLQSYGNVIIPPGKGDLASGLVGEGRLAEPEEIFQFIQDYFESDKPLSGKKALVSAGPTYEAIDPVRFIGNHSSGKMGYAIAKELSSLGAEVTLVSGPTALSTPEGVKRVNIQSAAEMFDACSKYFDQADITVMSAAVADYTPTEVADQKIKKKAEDFSISLKKTTDILASLGAKKTEKQTLVGFALETNNELENAIGKLKRKNLDFIVLNSMQDKGAGFAHDTNKITVINKKEEILSFDLKSKEEVAKDICALILAHQNL
- a CDS encoding SRPBCC domain-containing protein, coding for MKEFKKYYIIPATPEELYRALTTEITIRLWTGDLVEIDPVPNGEFSMWDGAIQGKFLELEPFSKIVQEWYFGEQEEPSIVTLKLHEHKKGTSLEVRQSNIPDEAYDDIVDGWDDPYISSLMEFYDEEED
- a CDS encoding RNA methyltransferase, which gives rise to MSNILPNSLIKRLGINPFFDEDAFKAAHESGEKLTSIRLNPKKPTELDFELADRIPWCENGYYLNERPKFTLDPLFHAGCYYVQEASSMFVSHILKELKLRERDIKALDLCAAPGGKSTLVNDQISPNSLLVANEIIKSRSVILQENLIRWGFPNVVVTNNDPSAFRRLPGFFDLMLVDAPCSGSGMFRKDEDSIDEWSEANVKLCRERQQRILSEVVSCLSSNGYLLYSTCSYSSEENEDILDWLIEEYNLASIEVPVDPDWGIELTKSEKHKATGYRFYPHKTKGEGFFIGILQVKHIQPTFSTKKMKMEKSPVPKDCLVGWIENDKDFSTLMHNENVHIFPKDLEASLKALQQVLYLKNAGTMVGKWIGKELVPSHDLALSVFRDKNLSSVELSLLDAQDFLRKEQLDIELFNGVKKGWCLINYEGVSLGWVKVLGNRINNYYPREVRIANL